The Microbacterium sulfonylureivorans region TACGCGCACCCGGGCGACGCCGGAGCCGACCTCGTGGCTGCGGAGGCGGTTCGCCTCGAGCCCGGCCACCGGGCGATGGTGGGGACCGGGGTGCGGATCGCGCTCCCGGAGGGCTACGTGGCGTTCGTCGTGCCGCGCAGCGGCCTCGCCGCCAAGCACGGCATCACCGTGGTGAACGCTCCGGGAACGATCGACGCCGGATACCGAGGCGAGATCAAGGTGATCCTGCTCAACACCGACGTCGCGGTCGCCCATGACATCGCCGTCGGCGACCGCATCGCCCAGATCATCGTGATGCCCGTGCCCCGCGCGCATTTCATCCCCGTGGAGTCCCTTCCCGACAGCGTCCGCGGCGAGGGCGGCTTCGGCTCCACGGGCTTCAAGAAGGACGGAGTCCTCGCATGACCGACCCCACATCCGCCGACGGCCCCCGCAAGGACGCTCCCGAGGACCGTGCCAGCGCCGGACCGTTCGACGAGTCCGAGGCGAACCCGGTCCGTCCGTACATCGACCTCGGCGGGATCAAGATACTCCCGCGCGAGGGCCTGAACCTCCGTCTCGAGGTGGAGGAGCAGACAAAGCGAATCGTGGCCGTCGGCCTGGACTACGCGGGTTCGACGCTCCAGGTGCAGCCGTTCGCCGCCCCGCGCACGGTCGGCCTCTGGGCCGAGACCCGTGAGCAGATCCGCGCCCAGATCCGCCAGCAGGGAGGACGCGTCGAGGAGCGCGAGGGCCCGCTGGGTCCCGAGCTCCTGGCCGAGGTGCCGGTCGTGGCGGGCCCCGAAGGCACCGCCGGCAAGCGCTTGGCCCGCTTCATCGGCGTCGACGGCCCGAGGTGGTTCCTCCGCGGCGTGATCGGCGGCGCGGCGACCTCGGACGTCGATGCGGCCGCGGCCGTCGAAGACCTCTTCCGTTCCATCGTCGTGGTGCGCGGGGGGTCGCCGATGCCTCCTCGCGACCTCATCCCGCTGCGGATGCCGGCGACGCCGGGCGTCGCGTGACCGAGGACACCCGCCCGCCCGCGCCGTCGGGCGACACCGAATCCGGCGACGATGCCGGAGAGGGCGCAGCGGCTCAGGCGTCCGCATCCGACATCCTCGGCGCCGCCCTCGGCGACGCCGCCCGTCGGGCCGGACTCGACCCCAACGAGGGCAAGTCGACCGGTCACGTCGTCTGGGCAGCCATGGGCGGCTGGCGCGGTGTGCTCGAATCCGTGGTCCCCGGGCTGGTCTTCATCCTCGCCTACACGCTCACGATCGATCCCGCCTCCGGCGAGGGCGACCTGTGGCTCTCGCTGGGACTGTCCGTGGGCATCGCGGCGATCTTCACCGTCGCGCGGCTCATCGCCCGGCAGCCCATCACCGCTGCCGTCGGCGGCCTCGTCGCGGCGGGGGTCGCCGCTGCCTTCGCGGCGTTCACCGGTGAGGCGAGCAACAACTTCATCCCGGGGTTCATCACCAATGCGCTGTACGGCACCGCGTTCCTCGTCTCCGCGCTCATCGGATGGTCGCTGATCGGCCTGGCCGTCGGCTTCCTGATGGGCGAGGGGACGGCGTGGCGCAAGGACAAGCGCAAGCGGCGGGCCTTCTTCTGGCTCGCGATCGCCTGGGCGTCGCTCTTCGCCGCGCGCCTCCTCGTGCAGCTCCCGCTCTACTTCGCCGACAACGTCACGGCTCTCGGCATGCTGAAGCTCGTCATGGGCCTGCCGCTGTTCGCACCGCTCCTGGCGGTCACGTGGCTCGCCGTCCGGGCGCTCTATCCGCCGGAGCGGAAGTGATACATTTATCTTGATATCAAGATAAATTGACCCCGCCGAGGCTTAGGTCACCCTCACTAGCCGAGGGCTCCGGAGCGGGGGAAGATGGGGAGTGCCGGACCTTGCCCCGCTCCCGCCGCCGACGAAGGAGACAGACGTGTCCACGGTTGACAGCTTCGGTGCCAAGAGCACCCTGACGGTCGGCAGCACCGACTACGAGATCTTCCGCATCGACACCGTCGACGGCTACGAGAAGCTCCCGTTCAGCCTCAAGGTGCTGCTCGAGAATCTGCTTCGCACCGAGGACGGCGCGAACGTCACGAAAGAGCAGATCGAAGCACTCGGATCGTGGGATGCCGCGGCAGAGCCGAACACCGAGATCCAGTTCACGCCTGCCCGCGTCGTGATGCAGGACTTCACGGGCGTTCCCTGCATCGTCGACCTCGCCACGATGCGCGAAGCGGTCGTGACGCTCGGTGGTGACGCCACCAAGATCAACCCGCTCTCACCGGCCGAGATGGTCATCGACCACTCCGTCATCGCCGACCTCTTCGGCACCGAGAACGCCCTCGAGCGCAATGTCGAGATCGAGTACGAGCGCAACGGCGAGCGGTACCAGTTCCTCCGCTGGGGCCAGACCGCCTTCAACGACTTCAAGGTCGTCCCGCCGGGCACGGGCATCGTCCACCAGGTCAACATCGAGCACCTGGCGAAGGTCATCTACGACCGTTCCGTCGGCGGCGTGCTCCGCGCCTACCCCGACACCTGCGTCGGCACCGACTCGCACACGACGATGGTCAACGGCCTCGGCGTGCTGGGCTGGGGCGTCGGCGGCATCGAGGCCGAGGCTGCCATGCTCGGCCAGCCGGTCTCGATGCTCATCCCCAAGGTCGTGGGCTTCAAGCTCTCGGGCGCGATCCCCACCGGCGTCACCGCGACCGACGTCGTTCTGACGATCACCGACATGCTGCGCAAGCACGGCGTCGTCGGCAAGTTCGTCGAGTTCTACGGCGAAGGCGTGGCATCCGTCCCGCTCGCCAACCGCGCCACCATCGGCAACATGAGCCCCGAGTTCGGCTCGACCGCCGCGATGTTCCCGATCGACAGCGTGACCATCGACTACCTGCGCCTCACGGGCCGTGACGAGCAGCAGCTCGCGCTGGTCGAGGCGTATGCCAAGGAGCAGTCGCTGTGGCACGATGCCTCGCGCGAGCCGGTGTTCAGCGAGTACATGGAGCTCGACCTCTCGACGGTCGTCCCGTCGATCGCCGGTCCCAAGCGCCCGCAGGACCGCATCGTCCTCTCGCAGGCGAAGCAGCAGTTCGAAAGCGACCTCACCAACTACGCGGAGATCGATCACGATCTGGTCGACCTCGAGGGCTCTGAGTCGTTCCCGGCATCCGACCCGCCCGGAAACTCGCCCGAAGACGAGTACAGCCGCCACGAGCACCACCACCACAGCCACGCGCCCGCGACGGCGTCGAAGCCCACCCCGGTCACGCTCGAGGGCGGGGAGAGGTTCGTCCTCGACCACGGCGCGGTGACCATCGCGGCGATCACGTCGTGCACCAACACGTCGAACCCGTCGGTCATGCTCGCTGCGGGCCTGCTCGCACGCAACGCCGTGAGGAAGGGGCTCAAGGCCAAGCCGTGGGTCAAGACCACCCTGGCTCCGGGCTCGAAGGTCGTCACCGACTACTACGAGAAGGCCGGCCTCACCAAGGACCTCGAGGACCTCGGCTTCTTCACCGTCGGCTACGGCTGCACCACGTGCATCGGCAACTCGGGTCCCCTCATCGAGGAGGTCTCCGCCGCGATCAACGAGAACGACCTCGCCGTCACGGCGGTGCTGTCGGGCAACCGCAACTTCGAGGGCCGCATCAACCCCGACGTGAAGATGAACTACCTCGCGAGCCCGCCTCTCGTGATCGCCTACTCGCTCGCCGGCTCGATGAACTTCGACTTCGAGGTCGACCCCCTCGGCACCGATCAGGACGGCAACGACGTGTTCCTGCGCGACATCTGGCCGGACTCGGCCGAGGTGCAGGCCACGATCGACTCGTCGATCAACAAGGAGATGTTCACCCATCAGTACGCGAGCGTCTTCGAGGGCGACGAGCGGTGGCGCACCCTCCCGACGCCGACCGGCGACGTCTTCGAGTGGGACGACGCGTCCACCTACGTCCGCAAGCCCCCGTACTTCGACGGCATGACGATGGAGCTGACCCCGGTCACCGACATCACGGGCGCCCGCGTGATGGCCACGCTGCTCGACTCGGTCACCACCGACCACATCAGCCCTGCCGGCAACATCAAGGTCGACAGCCCGGCCGGCCGGTACCTCGCCGAGCACGGCGTCGACCGCAAGGACTTCAACTCCTACGGCTCGCGCCGCGGCAACCACGAGGTGATGATCCGGGGCACGTTCGCGAACATCCGCCTGAAGAACCAGCTGGTCCGTGCGGTGAACGACGGCGCCGAGGTCGAGGGCGGCTTCACCCGCGACTTCACCCAGGAGGGCGGCCCGCAGTCGTTCATCTACGACGCCAGCCAGAACTACCAGGCCGCGGGCACCCCGCTCGTCATCTTCGGCGGGAAGGAGTACGGCTCCGGCTCGTCCCGCGACTGGGCGGCCAAGGGCACGAGCCTCCTGGGCGTCAAGGCGGTCATCACGGAGAGCTTCGAGCGCATCCACCGCTCGAACCTCATCGGCATGGGTGTCGTCCCGCTGCAGTTCCCCGCAGGCGAGAGCTGGGCCTCGCTCGGACTCGACGGCACCGAGATCGTCTCGATCTCCGGGCTCGAGCAGCTGAACGAGGGCATCACGCCCAAGACGGTGCACGTGACGGCGTCGCCGAGCGAGTTCTCGGCGGCCGGCAAGGAGACCGTGGAGTTCGACGCGGTCGTCCGCATCGACACGCCCGGAGAGGCCGACTACTACCGCAACGGCGGAATCCTGCAGTACGTGCTGCGCTCGCTCGTCTGACGCGCGTCGCGAAGGGGCCGGGGTCGTTCGACCCCGGCCCCTTCGCGCACCCACCTCAGGACAGGCCGGGATCCGTGGCCTCCGAGAACGGTGAGGACGCCCTGCGAGTGTTCTGCGATGCGCCGATCCAGGCGGGCACAGTGGGGCCGCCGGGTAGACTGTTCTCGGCGTCCGAGGCGGGCGCCGACCTGTCTGCACCACCGATGGAGGGAGTCACATGGCGCTGTTGTCCTCCATCACCGGGCCCCGGGATCTCGACGGGCTCAGCACGTCGCAGCTGCAGGAGCTCGCCGGCGAGATCCGCGCGTTCCTCATCGAGAACGTCGCCCGAACGGGTGGTCACCTCGGCCCGAACCTCGGCGTCGTCGAACTCACCATCGCCCTTCACACGGTGTTCGACTCGCCCGCCGACCCGTTCATCTTCGACACCGGGCACCAGTCGTATGTGCACAAGCTCCTCACAGGTCGTCAGGACTTCACCAACCTGCGTTCACGCGGTGGACTCGCCGGCTACCCGCAGCGGTCGGAGAGCCCGCACGACGTCGTCGAGTCGTCGCACGCGTCGAGCTCGCTGAGCTGGGCAGACGGGGTCTCGCGAGCCCTCACCCGCACCGGCCGCAAGGACCGTCACGTGGTCGCCGTCGTCGGAGACGGGTCGCTGACCGGCGGGATGACGTGGGAGGCCCTCAACAACATCTCCGACGACAACGACCGCAACCTCGTGATCGTCGTGAATGACAACGGCCGCTCCTACGCGCCCACGATCGGCGGAATGGCCCGGTATCTGAACCGAGTGCGAACCGCCGACACCTACCGCACCCTTCACCGCGGGTCGGACACGCTCTTCCGCAAGCTCGGCCCTGCCGCCCGCGCGGTCTACCGCGGCGTCCGCGGCGGCACCCACGGGTTCCTCTCCCGCTTCACCAACAACGCGGCGCTGTACTCGAACCTCGACATCAAGTACCTGGGTCCCGTCGACGGACACGACCTGCCGACCCTCATCGAGACCCTCAGGCTGGCGAAGTCGTACGGTGCGCCCGTCATCGTGCACGCGATCACCGAGAAGGGCCGCGGCTACCAGCCCGCCCTCGACGACGAGGCCGACCAGTTCCACGCGGTCGGCAAGATCGACCCTGCAACGGGGAAGACCGTCGGCAGTTCGGGCGGTGCCCCTGCGTGGACCGACGTGTTCGCCGACGAGCTCGTCTCGGTGGGGGAGAAGCGCGACGACATCATCGCGATGACGGCGGCCATGCTCCGGCCCACCGGATTGCTGCCGTTCGCCCAGCGCTTCCCGGATCGCGTCTACGATGTCGGGATCGCCGAGCAGCACGCGGTCGCGTCAGCCGCGGGCCTCGCCTTCGGGGGCCTCCACCCGGTCGTCGCGATCTACGCCACGTTCATCAATCGCGCCTTCGATCAGGTGCTGATGGATGTCGCGCTCCACCGCGCCGGGGTGACGTTCGTGCTGGATCGCGCCGGCGTCACCGGGCCGGATGGTCCCAGCCATCACGGCATCTGGGATCTCGCGATGCTGCAGCTCGTGCCGCACATCCGCATCGCCGTCCCTCGCGACGCCGAGCGGCTGCGCGAAGAACTGCAGGAGGCAGTGGCCGTCGGCGATGCGCCCACCGTGATCCGCTTCCCCAAGGGAGGCGTCAGCCCCGAGCTGACAGCGATCGAACGTCTCGACGACGGGGTCGACGTCCTCGTGCGCTCCGAGGCGCAGGACGTGCTCATCGTCGGCATCGGACCGATGGCGCACATCGCGGTCGATGTCGCGAACCGCCTGCGCGCGCAGGGGATCGGCGCCACCGTCGTCGACCCGCGATGGGTGGTGCCCGTCCAGCCGTCGATCGTCGAGCTCGCGGCATCCCACCGCCTCGTCATCACGATCGAGGACGGTATCCGCGTCGGAGGCATCGGGACCCGCGTACGCCAGGTGCTGCGTGAAGCGGGAGTCGACACGGCCGTCGACGAGCTCGGCGTGCCCGACGAGTTCATCGATCACGCGACTCGCGAGCAGATCCTCGAGGATGCCGGACTCACGCCGGCCAAGATCGCCCAGGATGTCGTGTCCCAGGTGCTCGGGACGCGCATCCCGGTCGCCCGTGGGGCGTCGACCGCCGAGATTCCGACGATCGGGTCGTTCTCGCGCAGCCAGGAGAGCCAGCGCTAGATCGTGTACCCCGCCGACGTTCGGCGGCGCGGCACGCGATCGGACGAGGTCTTCCTCGCGCCCGTACGTCGAAGGGCGGCTCTCCCGCAGGAGGACCGCCCTTCGACGTTCGCAGCCGACTAGTCGCCGATGCCCGTGATCACGGGGTGGTGGAACGTGTCGCCGAAGACGCGCTCGGAGGCCCCCTCGCGGTCGAGGTACGGCGACGCGCCGCCGTCGATGAAGGGCCAGCCCGCACCGAGGATGAGGCAGAGGTCGATGTCTTCGACCTCGGGCACGACGCCCTCGTCGAGCATGATCCTGATCTCCTTCGCGAGCCCGTCCTGGACGCGCCGGAGGATCTCCGCCTCGCTCGACGGCGACGAGCCGACGGCGCCCTTGAGCACCTTCTCCGCGGCCTTCGTCCAGCCGGTCACGCGCCCGCTCTTGTCCTTCTCGACGACCTCCGGCAGCTCCGCGAGCCGGTGGAAGTTCTCCGAGGCGTAGAAGCGCTCGGGGAATGCCGTGACCATCGTGTCCTGCACGTGGGCAGCGACCTTCCATCCCACGAGATCGATGAGCTGGAACGGCGTCATCGGCAGGCCGAGCGGCTGGAACGCCTTCTCGACCGTGAGGAGCGGCGTTCCCTCGTACACGGCGCGCGCGGCCTCGCCCATGACCTTCGCGAGAAGGCGGTTCACGACGAAGCCCGGTGCGTCGGCGGTGAGGACCGCGTTCTTGCCGAGACCCTTCGCGACGACGAAAGCGGTCGAGAGCGCGGCGTCCGAGGTGTTCGGGGTCTTCACGATCTCGATGAGCGGCATCACCGCCACCGGGTTGAAGAAGTGGAAGCCGACGAGCCGCTCCGGGTTCGCGAGCTTCGCGCCGATCTCCTCGACCGAGAGCGAGGAGGTGTTGGTGGCGAGGATCGCATCCTCGGCGATGATCTGCTCGATCTCGCCGAACACGGTCTGCTTGACGCCGACTTCCTCGAACACGGCCTCGATCACGAAGTCGCAGTCCGCGTAGAGGCTCTTGTCGGTCGTGCCCGTCACGAGCGCGCGCAGGCGGTTGGCGGCATCGGCGTCGAGCCGGCCCTTGGCCTCGAGCTTGCCGATCTCGTCGTGGATGTACGCCACACCCTTGTCGACTCGGGCCTGGTCGAGGTCGGTGATGAGCACCGGAACCTGGAGCTTGCGCACGAAGAGCAGCGCGAACTGGCTCGCCATGAGACCGGCGCCGATGATGCCGACCTTGGTCACCTTCTTGGCGAGGCCCTTGTCGGGTGCACCGACGGGGCGCTTCGCCCGCTTCTGCACGAGATCGAACGCGTACATGGACGCGGCGAACTGATCGCCCGTGACGAGGTCGGCAAGCGCCTCGTCCTCACGGGCGAAGCCCTCGGCCTTCGTGCCGCCCTTCGCCTTCTCGAGCAGCTCGAGCGCCGCGTAGGGAGACTTCGGCACGGTGCCGATCTTCGACTCGAGCATGCCGCGGGCCATCTTGATCGCGATGGGCCACTTCGTCAGACGCTCGATCTTGCCCGGCTCGTTCCGGCGGTCGACCTTGACGCCGCCGGCGAGCACGGCGTCCGCCCACTTCAGCGAGTCCTCGAGGTAGTTCGCTGCGGGGAAGATCGCGTCGAAGATCCCGTAGTCGAACGCCTGCTGGGGCTTCAGCATCCGGTTCTGCTTGAGCGGGTTCGAGATGACGACCTCGAGCGCGTTCTCGATTCCGATGAGGTTCGGCAGCAGGTAGGCGCCGCCCCAGCCGGGGATGATGCCGAGGAACACCTCGGGCAGCGCGACGGCGGCCGCTGAGGCATCCACCGTTCGATACGACGAGTTGAGTGCGATCTCGAGTCCGCCGCCGAGCGCGAGGCCGTTGACGAAGGCGAACGACGGCACGCCCAGCGTGCCGAGCTTGCCGAACACGTGGTGCCCGAGCTGGGCGATGAGTCGCGCGTTGTCCTTCGACCCGACCTTGGAGATGTCGGACAGGTCGGCACCGGCGGCCAGGATGTACTGCTTGCCGGTCACCGCCACGGCCTGGATCTCGCCGGCGGCGGCGCGGGCCTTCAGCGCATCGAGGGTGGCGCCGAGCTCGGTGAGCGTCGTGGGCCCGAGCGTGTTGGGCCGGGTGTGGTCGCGCCCGTTGTCGAGCGTGATGAGGGCGAGCACCCTGCCGGAGGCGAGACGGATGTCGCGGACCCGCGAGTGGGTGACGACCTCTCCCTCGGCGAGCGCGTTCAGCGGGGAGAAGTCGACGTCTTCGTAGTTCGTCATCGAGATGTCCTACTTCTTCTTGCCGTTGTAGTGGGGGTTCTCCCAGATGACCGAGCCGCCCTGCCCGAGGCCGACGCACATCGCGGTGAGCCCGTAGCGGACGTCGGGACGCTCGGCGAACTGGGCCGCGAGCTGGATCATCAGGCGCACGCCGGAAGCCGCCAGCGGGTGCCCGAGTGCGATCGCGCCGCCCCACTGGTTCACGCGCGGGTCGTCGTCGGCGATGCCGAAGTGGTCGAGCAGTGAGATCACCTGGATGGCGAACGCCTCGTTCAGCTCGAACAGTCCGATGTCGGTGATCGAGAGCCCGGCCTTCTTGAGCGCCTTCTCGGTCGACGGGATCGGACCGATGCCCATGATCTCGGGCTGCACACCCGCAAAGGCGAACGAGACCAGCTTCATCTTCGGAGCGAGGCCGAGCTCTTTGACCGCTCCGCCGCCGGCGAGCAGCGACATCGTCGCGCCATCGGTCAGCGGCGACGACGTGCCTGCGGTGACGCGACCGTGCGGGCGGAACGGCGTCTTGAGCGCGGCG contains the following coding sequences:
- the dxs gene encoding 1-deoxy-D-xylulose-5-phosphate synthase, encoding MALLSSITGPRDLDGLSTSQLQELAGEIRAFLIENVARTGGHLGPNLGVVELTIALHTVFDSPADPFIFDTGHQSYVHKLLTGRQDFTNLRSRGGLAGYPQRSESPHDVVESSHASSSLSWADGVSRALTRTGRKDRHVVAVVGDGSLTGGMTWEALNNISDDNDRNLVIVVNDNGRSYAPTIGGMARYLNRVRTADTYRTLHRGSDTLFRKLGPAARAVYRGVRGGTHGFLSRFTNNAALYSNLDIKYLGPVDGHDLPTLIETLRLAKSYGAPVIVHAITEKGRGYQPALDDEADQFHAVGKIDPATGKTVGSSGGAPAWTDVFADELVSVGEKRDDIIAMTAAMLRPTGLLPFAQRFPDRVYDVGIAEQHAVASAAGLAFGGLHPVVAIYATFINRAFDQVLMDVALHRAGVTFVLDRAGVTGPDGPSHHGIWDLAMLQLVPHIRIAVPRDAERLREELQEAVAVGDAPTVIRFPKGGVSPELTAIERLDDGVDVLVRSEAQDVLIVGIGPMAHIAVDVANRLRAQGIGATVVDPRWVVPVQPSIVELAASHRLVITIEDGIRVGGIGTRVRQVLREAGVDTAVDELGVPDEFIDHATREQILEDAGLTPAKIAQDVVSQVLGTRIPVARGASTAEIPTIGSFSRSQESQR
- a CDS encoding 3-hydroxyacyl-CoA dehydrogenase NAD-binding domain-containing protein — translated: MTNYEDVDFSPLNALAEGEVVTHSRVRDIRLASGRVLALITLDNGRDHTRPNTLGPTTLTELGATLDALKARAAAGEIQAVAVTGKQYILAAGADLSDISKVGSKDNARLIAQLGHHVFGKLGTLGVPSFAFVNGLALGGGLEIALNSSYRTVDASAAAVALPEVFLGIIPGWGGAYLLPNLIGIENALEVVISNPLKQNRMLKPQQAFDYGIFDAIFPAANYLEDSLKWADAVLAGGVKVDRRNEPGKIERLTKWPIAIKMARGMLESKIGTVPKSPYAALELLEKAKGGTKAEGFAREDEALADLVTGDQFAASMYAFDLVQKRAKRPVGAPDKGLAKKVTKVGIIGAGLMASQFALLFVRKLQVPVLITDLDQARVDKGVAYIHDEIGKLEAKGRLDADAANRLRALVTGTTDKSLYADCDFVIEAVFEEVGVKQTVFGEIEQIIAEDAILATNTSSLSVEEIGAKLANPERLVGFHFFNPVAVMPLIEIVKTPNTSDAALSTAFVVAKGLGKNAVLTADAPGFVVNRLLAKVMGEAARAVYEGTPLLTVEKAFQPLGLPMTPFQLIDLVGWKVAAHVQDTMVTAFPERFYASENFHRLAELPEVVEKDKSGRVTGWTKAAEKVLKGAVGSSPSSEAEILRRVQDGLAKEIRIMLDEGVVPEVEDIDLCLILGAGWPFIDGGASPYLDREGASERVFGDTFHHPVITGIGD
- a CDS encoding DUF3710 domain-containing protein, with the translated sequence MTDPTSADGPRKDAPEDRASAGPFDESEANPVRPYIDLGGIKILPREGLNLRLEVEEQTKRIVAVGLDYAGSTLQVQPFAAPRTVGLWAETREQIRAQIRQQGGRVEEREGPLGPELLAEVPVVAGPEGTAGKRLARFIGVDGPRWFLRGVIGGAATSDVDAAAAVEDLFRSIVVVRGGSPMPPRDLIPLRMPATPGVA
- the acnA gene encoding aconitate hydratase AcnA: MSTVDSFGAKSTLTVGSTDYEIFRIDTVDGYEKLPFSLKVLLENLLRTEDGANVTKEQIEALGSWDAAAEPNTEIQFTPARVVMQDFTGVPCIVDLATMREAVVTLGGDATKINPLSPAEMVIDHSVIADLFGTENALERNVEIEYERNGERYQFLRWGQTAFNDFKVVPPGTGIVHQVNIEHLAKVIYDRSVGGVLRAYPDTCVGTDSHTTMVNGLGVLGWGVGGIEAEAAMLGQPVSMLIPKVVGFKLSGAIPTGVTATDVVLTITDMLRKHGVVGKFVEFYGEGVASVPLANRATIGNMSPEFGSTAAMFPIDSVTIDYLRLTGRDEQQLALVEAYAKEQSLWHDASREPVFSEYMELDLSTVVPSIAGPKRPQDRIVLSQAKQQFESDLTNYAEIDHDLVDLEGSESFPASDPPGNSPEDEYSRHEHHHHSHAPATASKPTPVTLEGGERFVLDHGAVTIAAITSCTNTSNPSVMLAAGLLARNAVRKGLKAKPWVKTTLAPGSKVVTDYYEKAGLTKDLEDLGFFTVGYGCTTCIGNSGPLIEEVSAAINENDLAVTAVLSGNRNFEGRINPDVKMNYLASPPLVIAYSLAGSMNFDFEVDPLGTDQDGNDVFLRDIWPDSAEVQATIDSSINKEMFTHQYASVFEGDERWRTLPTPTGDVFEWDDASTYVRKPPYFDGMTMELTPVTDITGARVMATLLDSVTTDHISPAGNIKVDSPAGRYLAEHGVDRKDFNSYGSRRGNHEVMIRGTFANIRLKNQLVRAVNDGAEVEGGFTRDFTQEGGPQSFIYDASQNYQAAGTPLVIFGGKEYGSGSSRDWAAKGTSLLGVKAVITESFERIHRSNLIGMGVVPLQFPAGESWASLGLDGTEIVSISGLEQLNEGITPKTVHVTASPSEFSAAGKETVEFDAVVRIDTPGEADYYRNGGILQYVLRSLV
- a CDS encoding DUF3159 domain-containing protein, which produces MTEDTRPPAPSGDTESGDDAGEGAAAQASASDILGAALGDAARRAGLDPNEGKSTGHVVWAAMGGWRGVLESVVPGLVFILAYTLTIDPASGEGDLWLSLGLSVGIAAIFTVARLIARQPITAAVGGLVAAGVAAAFAAFTGEASNNFIPGFITNALYGTAFLVSALIGWSLIGLAVGFLMGEGTAWRKDKRKRRAFFWLAIAWASLFAARLLVQLPLYFADNVTALGMLKLVMGLPLFAPLLAVTWLAVRALYPPERK
- the dut gene encoding dUTP diphosphatase encodes the protein MTETVDVPIIASDVPVYAHPGDAGADLVAAEAVRLEPGHRAMVGTGVRIALPEGYVAFVVPRSGLAAKHGITVVNAPGTIDAGYRGEIKVILLNTDVAVAHDIAVGDRIAQIIVMPVPRAHFIPVESLPDSVRGEGGFGSTGFKKDGVLA